DNA sequence from the Alkaliphilus metalliredigens QYMF genome:
GAATGGCATTTTTGAATAGCTCTTGTAGCGTTTCCATAATTTCATCCGGAGTGTCCTTTGGTGCCATTAATGCTCTTGCTGAACCAAATAAAATTTCAAATCCTTTTTCTGTCAAAGTTGGTACCTCAGAGAATTCATCTAATCTTTGTTCTGTAAAAGAAGCTAATATTCTTAACTCTCCTCCATTAACAAGATCAGCGACTTCACTAATTTTCGCTACTGACGCATCCACATGTGAGCCTCTAAGGGCTGCTAGCATGTTGCTTGTTCCATCAAATGGTGCATGAATCAATTCAATTCCTGCTTCATATTCAAAGTGAGCTGCACCAATGTGGTTTGAAGCACCAGCACCGTTGTTAGACACAGATATGCTTCCAGGATCCGCCTTAGCATCCTCAATGAAGTCCTCTAATGTTTCCCATTGACTGCTTGCTTGCACCACTAGCACACCAGGATCATATACATGGTTTCCAATTGGTATTAGATCATCTACGGCATATTGTGTTTCTCTATCCATAGGTAAGCTAACGTAGGTAGGTAGATTGATGAAACCAATTGTGTATCCATCTGGATCCGCTTTGGCTAGCTCAGTGTAACCAATTTCGCCCCCAGCACCTT
Encoded proteins:
- a CDS encoding tripartite tricarboxylate transporter substrate binding protein — translated: MKKSLMIILSVLLILTVAGCAQDSGAPAGEYPTKPVDVIVAYAAGGGTDVGARLLTSVAEKDFAQPLVIQNIEGAGGEIGYTELAKADPDGYTIGFINLPTYVSLPMDRETQYAVDDLIPIGNHVYDPGVLVVQASSQWETLEDFIEDAKADPGSISVSNNGAGASNHIGAAHFEYEAGIELIHAPFDGTSNMLAALRGSHVDASVAKISEVADLVNGGELRILASFTEQRLDEFSEVPTLTEKGFEILFGSARALMAPKDTPDEIMETLQELFKNAIQSEEHLNKANEANLPIMYMGPEELQRYIENEAVYLQEVKPMIGF